A window of Dorea formicigenerans contains these coding sequences:
- a CDS encoding LacI family DNA-binding transcriptional regulator, whose translation MAVNIYDVAKLSGVSIATVSRVVNGSTKVSEKTRRKVLDVMEQCGYTPNVFARGLGLDSMKTIGILCPDISDAFIAQAVAFLEERLHQYEYDCILGCSGYDLEAKEAHTKMLLSKRIDALILVSSTYAGREGHPEDVEYIKEAAKQTPVFLINGFIEGKNIYCSFCDDFKATYDVTSGFIRRGRKKILFLCDSYSYSASKKMAGYEAALCDAGYPIRGELKFYTKNRIHHVRDMLLSHKNLEFDSVVATDDGLAIGALKYANVKGLKVPDDIEIAGYNNSQLSVGCEPELTSVDNHLEKMCNDTVDYMLRVLQGDTDVPPQNEVVCEIKKRCTTDF comes from the coding sequence ATGGCAGTGAACATTTATGATGTCGCAAAATTATCGGGAGTGTCCATTGCGACTGTTTCAAGAGTGGTAAATGGAAGTACAAAGGTCAGTGAGAAGACCAGAAGAAAGGTTCTTGATGTGATGGAACAGTGTGGCTATACGCCAAATGTGTTTGCAAGGGGACTTGGACTGGATTCTATGAAGACCATCGGAATTTTGTGCCCGGATATATCGGATGCATTTATTGCACAGGCAGTGGCATTCCTTGAAGAACGTCTGCATCAGTATGAATATGACTGTATTTTGGGATGCAGTGGTTATGACCTGGAAGCGAAAGAGGCACATACGAAAATGTTACTGTCGAAGCGGATTGATGCGCTTATTCTGGTAAGTTCTACTTACGCAGGTCGGGAAGGACACCCGGAAGATGTGGAATACATAAAAGAAGCTGCAAAGCAGACACCGGTATTTCTGATCAATGGATTCATAGAAGGAAAGAATATCTACTGTTCTTTTTGTGATGATTTTAAGGCAACATATGATGTGACGAGTGGATTTATCCGTCGAGGAAGGAAGAAAATCTTATTTTTGTGTGATTCCTATTCATACAGCGCATCGAAGAAGATGGCGGGGTATGAGGCCGCTCTTTGCGATGCCGGATATCCGATTCGCGGAGAATTAAAGTTCTATACAAAGAACAGGATTCATCATGTCAGGGATATGCTTCTTTCACATAAGAATCTGGAGTTTGACAGTGTTGTTGCAACGGATGACGGACTCGCGATTGGAGCACTTAAGTATGCGAATGTGAAAGGACTTAAAGTACCAGATGATATTGAAATTGCAGGATATAATAATTCGCAGCTTTCGGTAGGCTGTGAACCGGAATTAACTTCTGTGGACAATCATCTGGAGAAGATGTGTAATGACACTGTAGATTATATGTTACGGGTTCTGCAGGGAGATACTGATGTGCCACCGCAGAATGAAGTTGTATGCGAAATCAAAAAGAGATGTACGACAGATTTTTAA
- a CDS encoding IclR family transcriptional regulator, with product MSEKNPIQVSDRIFRTIELLARSGPSGLLDISNELELNKSTVHRILNSLICMDYVKQDPDTSKYSLTFKICSLSNQVLSHNSLIDIARPYIQDLAEQTGETVHLVQMEGINAVYIDKVEAPHNSVRMVSMIGKTIPLYCSGVGKAILADMDDDQIRQIWDQSELHTYTANTVTDYNTFLEVIGAIRNNGYSMDNEEMEIGVRCIAVSLGCVHHKLPYAISISAPKDRMKDKQITQYKKLLLNTKKQLLAELGQ from the coding sequence TTGAGTGAGAAAAATCCAATCCAGGTCTCCGACCGAATTTTCCGGACTATTGAACTGCTTGCCAGATCCGGACCTTCCGGTCTTCTTGATATCAGTAATGAACTGGAATTAAATAAAAGTACTGTCCATCGCATTTTAAATTCCTTAATTTGCATGGACTATGTAAAACAAGATCCGGATACTTCCAAGTACAGTCTTACTTTTAAGATCTGCAGTCTTTCTAATCAGGTTCTTTCACATAACAGTCTCATTGATATTGCAAGACCTTACATTCAGGATCTTGCTGAACAGACCGGAGAAACTGTTCATCTCGTACAGATGGAAGGAATCAACGCTGTATATATCGATAAAGTAGAAGCACCACATAATTCTGTTCGTATGGTATCTATGATCGGAAAAACAATCCCTCTTTACTGTTCCGGTGTCGGTAAGGCAATTCTTGCTGATATGGATGATGACCAGATCCGTCAGATTTGGGACCAGAGCGAATTACACACTTATACAGCCAATACCGTTACTGACTACAATACCTTTTTAGAGGTCATCGGTGCAATTCGTAACAACGGATATTCCATGGATAATGAGGAGATGGAAATCGGAGTCCGGTGCATTGCTGTATCCCTTGGCTGTGTACACCACAAATTGCCATATGCTATCAGCATCTCTGCTCCAAAGGACCGCATGAAAGATAAGCAAATTACCCAATATAAAAAGCTTCTATTAAATACTAAAAAGCAGTTACTGGCTGAATTGGGACAGTAA
- the coaBC gene encoding bifunctional phosphopantothenoylcysteine decarboxylase/phosphopantothenate--cysteine ligase CoaBC, producing the protein MMLKDKTILLGVTGGIAAYKSAMLASRLVKTGACVHVIMTQNATNFINPITFETLTRNKCIVDTFDRNFEFKVEHVALAQKADVIMVAPATANVIAKLAHGLADDMLTTTILASKAPKIIAPAMNTGMYENPVTQDNLKLLEKYGMEVITPANGWLACGDVGAGKMPEPEDLFEYILKCIACKKDLRGKKVLVTAGPTQEAIDPVRYITNHSSGKMGYSLAKACMLRGADVTLVTGKTALTPPPFITTVPVISAKDMYEEVTARSAGMDMIFKAAAVADYRPVHIADEKIKKSDSSTSIELERTDDILKYLGEHKTPGQFLCGFSMETENMLENSRKKLAKKNLDMVVANNLKVAGAGFETDTNVVTMITDTEVLELPIMNKEEVAFHIIDQILSMQNTDR; encoded by the coding sequence ATGATGTTAAAAGATAAAACCATTCTATTAGGTGTTACTGGTGGGATTGCTGCATATAAAAGTGCCATGCTTGCCAGCCGTCTTGTAAAGACCGGTGCCTGTGTTCATGTTATTATGACCCAGAATGCCACTAATTTTATTAATCCAATCACATTTGAAACGTTGACGCGCAATAAATGTATTGTAGATACTTTCGACCGCAATTTTGAATTCAAAGTAGAACACGTTGCTCTTGCTCAAAAAGCAGACGTCATCATGGTTGCTCCGGCAACTGCAAATGTAATTGCAAAACTTGCACACGGACTGGCTGATGATATGCTCACTACAACTATTCTCGCAAGCAAAGCTCCTAAGATTATTGCTCCTGCCATGAATACAGGAATGTATGAGAATCCTGTCACTCAGGACAATCTAAAGCTTCTTGAAAAATATGGTATGGAGGTCATCACTCCGGCTAATGGCTGGCTTGCCTGTGGTGATGTCGGTGCCGGAAAGATGCCGGAACCAGAAGATTTATTCGAATATATTTTAAAATGTATAGCATGTAAAAAAGACTTGCGTGGGAAAAAGGTTCTGGTCACCGCCGGTCCTACTCAGGAGGCAATCGATCCGGTGCGTTATATCACCAATCATTCCTCCGGGAAAATGGGCTACAGCCTCGCGAAAGCGTGTATGCTTCGCGGTGCAGATGTAACTTTAGTCACAGGTAAAACTGCTCTTACTCCACCGCCATTTATAACGACCGTCCCTGTCATCTCTGCTAAAGATATGTACGAGGAGGTTACTGCAAGAAGTGCCGGTATGGACATGATCTTCAAAGCCGCCGCTGTTGCTGATTACCGGCCAGTCCACATAGCTGATGAGAAAATCAAAAAATCGGATTCTTCCACTTCCATTGAGCTGGAACGTACAGATGATATTTTAAAATATCTTGGAGAACATAAAACTCCCGGTCAATTCCTCTGCGGCTTCTCTATGGAAACGGAAAATATGCTGGAGAATTCCAGAAAGAAGCTGGCAAAAAAGAACCTTGACATGGTTGTTGCAAATAATCTGAAAGTTGCCGGAGCTGGATTTGAGACGGACACCAATGTTGTCACAATGATTACAGATACAGAAGTTCTGGAACTTCCAATTATGAATAAAGAAGAGGTTGCATTCCACATTATCGACCAGATTTTATCTATGCAGAACACTGACAGATAA